The nucleotide sequence CCGGATCGTGAACTATTATTGCCTGCGAAGTTAGCTCCGTGAGCAGGGAGAGGAACTCCTCCGGCGCGTTGAGTACGACAACTTCGGCCTGCGCTTTGTAGTTCAGTTTCGTGAAAACTGCATTCATGATAGTTTCTGGCTAAGGGTTTCCAGCCACTGCCCGTACGCGTTCTGATAAGCCTCCTGCGCCCGCATGTCTGGCTCAATCGTCTTGGTTACGTGTAGACCCGTGAAGGCTTCCTGTGCTGTTTTGTAATGACCAAGTCCCAGTCCGGCCCCGCGAGCGGCTCCCTGTGCCCCATCGGTATTGTATAGCTCAATCGTAGCGCCGGTCAGGTTCGCCAGCGTATCCCTAAACAGTGGGCTTAGGAACATGTTGGCCTCGCCCGCCCGGATGGTCTGCAGCCCCACGCCTACACTTTCCATGGCCTGAATGCCGTAATAAAGCGCGAAAACAATTCCTTCCTGAGCGGCCCGGATTACGTGCGGCAACCCGTGCCGGATGAGCTGCAGGCCATGAAATGACGCGCCGATTTCCAGGTTCTCAAGAACCCGCTCCGCGCCGTTGCCAAACGGCAGACAAACCAGACCATCGGCGCCAACGGGAGCTTCGTGCGCCAGTTGATTCATTTCATTATAGCTTACGGACCGACGCAGAATCTGATTGCGCAGCCAGCTGTTCAGAATGCCCGTGCCGTTAACGCACAGCAGAACGCCATACCGGGGTGCTTCGGCCGTGTGGCTAACGTGCAGAAACGTATTCACGCGCAGTTTGGGGTCATAGGCCGCCCGGTCGCTGACGCCATATACAACACCCGATGTACCGGCCGTAGCGGCAATCTGACCCGGCTCCAGTACGTTCAGCGATAGCGCGTTGTTGGGCTGGTCGCCGGCGCGGTACGTAATGGGCGTACCGGCGGCAAGGCCCAGCTCGGATGCGGCCGAGGCTGTTAACTCCCCTTGTGGAGCGAAGGTGGGTTTGATGGTTGGAATCAACGATGAATCGAAGCCGTAATAGTCCAGCAGGAATTGCGCTGGTTCGTCGGCCTGAAAATCCCAGAGAATCCCTTCCGACAGACCCGATGCCGTCGTAACCACTTCGCTGGTCATGCGGGCCGCGAGGTAATCGCCAGGCAGCATGAATTGATCGGCCTGCGCATACACGTCGGGCTCGTTGGCTTTCACCCACGCCAGTTTGGCGGCCGTGAAGTTACCCGGCGAGTTAAGCAGATGCTGCAGGGTGCGTTCATGCCCAAGAGCATCAAACGCCCGGTTTCCGTAGGGGACAGCCCGACTGTCGCACCAGATAATGGATGGCCGCAGCACGTTGAACCCCTTGTCAACAACCACCAGCCCGTGCATCTGGTAGGAAATGCCAATGGCTTTAACGTCTTCGGGCCGGGCTCCTGCCTGCTGAATGACGGCCTTGCTGGCCAAACAGGCGTTTTCCCACCAGCGGTCGGGATGCTGTTCGGCAAAGCCGACCTGTGGGGCCTCAATGGCCATTTCCGTTTCAGGAAAAAACGCCGAGGCAACAGCCCTGCCACTGTCGGCTTCTATTAAACACGCTTTTACGGACGAACTGCCGAGGTCAAAGCCAAGAAGATACATAAGTAAGGGTTGGTCATTAAAATAAGATGCGAAGCTAACACTCAGATCAATGACCCGTATTTTCTGGCGGAACTATTTCTGCTCCGCTTACTGAAACTGGCCATTAGCGTGCAGAAACACTTTCAGCTTTTTGTTTCTTTGTATTCGTAACCAAGTTGCCAAGTGCCTATGAGTCCGGTCCTGGAAATGACCATCGACGAATTGTTCGAACAATTCGACAACCTGCGCGTCCTGATTATCGGCGACGTAATGCTCGATTCCTATGTCTGGGGGCGGGTTGAACGCATTTCGCCCGAAGCACCCGTACCAGTCGTGACTGTTGACCGGCGCGAACTCCGATTGGGAGGAGCTGGTAACGTTTTGCTCAACGTACAGGCACTGGGTGCCGAAGCCATCATCTGCTCGGTAATTGGTACTGATGGGCCTGGCGATCAGTTGGTGGGTCAGCTTTGCGACCGGGGTTTAAACTGCGACGGCCTTATCCGCAGTGACGACCGCATTACGACGATAAAGGAGCGAATTATTGCCGGTTCGCAGCAGGTGGTGCGGGTTGATACAGAGACTGATAAATACATTACGGTTGAAGAACGGGCTAAACTCGTTGCTAAAGCTAAAGAACTGATTCCGACTTGCCACGTCATTATTTTTGAAGACTACGACAAGGGCGTGCTGAGCCAAGAAGCCATTGCCGAAATCACTACGTACGCCAATGAGCAGGGCATTCCGACGGTAGTTGACCCGAAGAAGCGAAACTTCCTGTCGTACCATAACGCGACGTTGTTTAAGCCCAATCTGAAAGAGCTGCGCGAAGGGTTGAAGCTTGACTTCGACGTTGACAACCATGATGAGTTTCAGGCCGCGGTTAGTCAGCTAAAAGAAAGACTGAACCTCAGGGGCGCGCTGATTACGTTGTCAGAACGCGGAGTGTTTATTGATTTCAACGGCGAAAAGCAGCAACTCCCCGCCCATATCCGGAAGATTGCCGATGTCTCGGGTGCGGGCGATACGGTCATCAGCATAGCGGCCTGCTGCGTCGCCCTGCGGCAACCGCCCGCCATGATTGCGGGGCTATCGAACCTGGGTGGTGGACTCGTCTGTGAGTCGGTCGGCGTCGTGCCAATTGATAAGAACCTGTTGAAACAGGAGGCCAAAGAGAATCTGTAAGGCAGCTATAAGTTTTAGGCTGTGAATCAGATTAGAGCCTATAGCCTACAAGTCTGATGAAGGGTACGCTGGATGACGCACAGATTCAGGATTTTATTCGTAACGGATTCGTCCGAATCGATCAGGCGTTCGCCCCTGAGCTAGCCCAACAAGGCCGTGCCCTATTGTGGGCCGATACCGGTTGTGACCCGCACAATCCGGCTACGTGGACACAACCGGTTATCCGGCTCGGAAACTATGGGCAGGAACCCTTTCGGCTGGCGGTTAACTCTCCTAAGCTAGTAGGGGCTTACGATCAACTCGTTGGACCGGGACGCTGGTTGCCGCGAGACAGCTTAGGCACGTTTCCAGTCCGGTTTCCCAGTGCTGTGGATTCTGGTGATACGGGCTGGCACATTGATGTCAGTTTTGCAAACCACACCTCCGATCCCAGCGACTTTCTATCCTGGCGGGCAAACGTTACGTCCAGAGGGCGGGCGTTGTTGATGCTGTTTCTGTTCTCAGATGTCGGTCAGGATGATGCGCCAACCCGCATCCGGATCGGTTCTCATCTGGACATTGCCCGGCGTCTGGAACCGGCTGGCGAAGAAGGGTTGTCGCTGCGCGAATTAGCGGCTACCAATTTTGAGGAAACGGCGCATCGGGCCGAAGTACTGGCAACGGGAGAAGCGGGAACCGTCTATTTATGCCATCCTTTTCTAGTGCATGCTGCTCAGGCCCACCATGGCTCTACTCCCCGGTTCATGGCCCAGCCTCCGCTGCTACCAGCCCAGCCGTTTCAACTTAAGCGAGCCGATGGCGATTACTCCCCGGTTGAGCAGGCCATACGTTTAGCCCTGAATCGTTAATCGCATAACCGGTTCTGGCTAAATTTCCCAAAAAGCTTACTGATTAGAAAAGCTGCGGCCAGCGCTTACGTCTGTGATGTAACACCGCCTACTTATGTCTACCTACACGACTTCCCGGCGCAAGTTTCTGTTGGCCTCGCTTGGCCTGACTGCTTCGTTTAACTGGCCGTTCCGGCCCGCGCCCCTGACCGTCGGGCAGGTTATTGAGCGCATCAAAGCCAACGTAGGCATTCCCTGGCGGGAACAGACCGTCGACAACCTTATTGCCGGTACCGACGACCTGCCGGTTAAGGGAATCGCCAGTACGATGATGGCTACGCTGGATGTTCTTCGACGAGCTTCCGAACAGGGACTCAATCTGGTTATCACCCACGAGCCAACCTTTTATTCGCACCAGGATCGGATACAGCCCGTCGAGCAGGATCCCATCTATCAGTTTAAACGAGATTTTATCCAGCAAAAGGGCATGGCTGTTTTTCACTTCCACGATCACTGGCATGGCCATCGGCCCGACGGGATTGCTACGGGCATGATTCGAGAGTTGGGCTGGGAAAAGAATGCGGACACCGAGCATCCACGCCAGTTTAGCTTTGAACCAACCTCACTGGCGCGTTTCGCCCAAAGTATCGAATCTAAGCTCAAGATTCGCACCATGCGCGTAATCGGCGATCCGCAACTGACTGTTCGACGGGCATTGGCCAGTTGGGGCAACGTGAGTTTGCAGCCAGGGATTCCATTTCTACAGCAACCTGATGTGGATGTGCTCATCGTAGGGGAGACCCATGAATGGGAACTCGTAGAGTACGTGCAGGATGCGATTGTCTCAGGCCAGAAAAAAGCTCTGATTGTTTTAGGGCATCTGGTTTCTGAGCAGGCGGGCATGAAGTACTGCGCCGATTGGATGCAAGGCTTCATCAATGAAGTGCCCATTCGCTTTGTTGAATCAGCTGAGCCTTTTTGGCGTCCTTCTCAGCCTGTAAAATAAGCTCCGGTAAATAGCTCCGCGAGACTCATAACCATTTATTCAGAAAAGCCAGTATGTCGGCGCGCATGGCGGGAGTCTCCTGATGGCCCGTCTCATAAATGCGCAGTTGCCAGGCAGTTGGCGCGCTATGCTGCTCATAGATAACCTGAAGCTGTTGATCAATACGTTCCAGACCCGCCAGTGGAGTTAGGGGATCGAATCGTCCTGCCAGGCTCAAATGGGGCCGGGGCGCTATCAGCGCATTAATCTGAGCCGTGGTGAAATGGGTGAGCAGATCGGGTACGTAATAGTAGATGCCATGCAGGCCCAGCCCGTTGGTTTCTAGAAGCGCCTGGTAATCGGTCAGACAGCACAGGTCAACACAAACCTTGATCCGCTCGTCCAGAGCGGCCAGCCACCAGGCCATTGTGCTGCCCATCGACATTCCCATCGTGGCAATACGTTGCGGGTCAATGTCGTCGCGGGTTTGCAGATAATCCAGGGCCCGGAGGTTATCGTAAACCATCATGCCCCACAGCACCTGCCCGTGCCACAGCATCAGTTTGAAGGTATCCAGTTCCGAGCGTGTCTGCCGTTCGCCGAAGCACCAGCTATCGATACATAACCCTGCATAGCCTGCACGTGCCAGCGCGAGTGCATGAGCGGGTTTCTGCATTTCGGGCCGTCCCTGCACAAACTCTTCCTTACCGACTCCGTACTGCCCGAAATGTGAATGATTATACAGAACGACGGGTAATTTGCCCGATCGCTGTTTGGGTCTGGTAAAATAAGCCGGTACCCGCTCGTAACCATTGAGATCCAGAAGGAGTTTTTCGATGACAAGTTCATCGGTTTCCTGCCTAGAAAGCAACTCCACCGTAGTAGGCCGGTGCCGGTTCGGCAATCGTCCCAGCAGCTCATACAATTTCTTACGTTGCGTTCGCGGACTGTCCATTGGGGTAAGTGATTGGATTGGTTTTTATACAGTAAGGGGTGGATAATAATGAAATTACCCACCCCTGAATAAATAGTCTGCAGTTTCAGAACACTAACTATTCTTGCCTAGCTCTTTAACGGCGTCCACAAAACACCGGGCTTTATCGGGATCTGTGTCGGGGTAGATACCGTGACCGAGGTTGGCGATATAATGCTGATGGCCGAAGGCGTCAAACATCTGCTTCACCTCCGCCCGAATCTGGGCGAAGTCGGCGTACAGTACGCACGGGTCGAGATTACCCTGCAAAACCTTGTTTGGAATCAGCTCGCGCGACTCGGCAGGGTCCATATTCCAATCCAGACCAACCACCGAGCAGCTCAATTCACCAATCGCCTGACGGGCAAAGAATGCGCCTTTGGCAAAGACCGTAACCGGCACCGGTGCATGGTCTACGAT is from Spirosoma taeanense and encodes:
- a CDS encoding bifunctional heptose 7-phosphate kinase/heptose 1-phosphate adenyltransferase; this translates as MSPVLEMTIDELFEQFDNLRVLIIGDVMLDSYVWGRVERISPEAPVPVVTVDRRELRLGGAGNVLLNVQALGAEAIICSVIGTDGPGDQLVGQLCDRGLNCDGLIRSDDRITTIKERIIAGSQQVVRVDTETDKYITVEERAKLVAKAKELIPTCHVIIFEDYDKGVLSQEAIAEITTYANEQGIPTVVDPKKRNFLSYHNATLFKPNLKELREGLKLDFDVDNHDEFQAAVSQLKERLNLRGALITLSERGVFIDFNGEKQQLPAHIRKIADVSGAGDTVISIAACCVALRQPPAMIAGLSNLGGGLVCESVGVVPIDKNLLKQEAKENL
- a CDS encoding dienelactone hydrolase family protein, with product MDSPRTQRKKLYELLGRLPNRHRPTTVELLSRQETDELVIEKLLLDLNGYERVPAYFTRPKQRSGKLPVVLYNHSHFGQYGVGKEEFVQGRPEMQKPAHALALARAGYAGLCIDSWCFGERQTRSELDTFKLMLWHGQVLWGMMVYDNLRALDYLQTRDDIDPQRIATMGMSMGSTMAWWLAALDERIKVCVDLCCLTDYQALLETNGLGLHGIYYYVPDLLTHFTTAQINALIAPRPHLSLAGRFDPLTPLAGLERIDQQLQVIYEQHSAPTAWQLRIYETGHQETPAMRADILAFLNKWL
- a CDS encoding xylulokinase, which gives rise to MYLLGFDLGSSSVKACLIEADSGRAVASAFFPETEMAIEAPQVGFAEQHPDRWWENACLASKAVIQQAGARPEDVKAIGISYQMHGLVVVDKGFNVLRPSIIWCDSRAVPYGNRAFDALGHERTLQHLLNSPGNFTAAKLAWVKANEPDVYAQADQFMLPGDYLAARMTSEVVTTASGLSEGILWDFQADEPAQFLLDYYGFDSSLIPTIKPTFAPQGELTASAASELGLAAGTPITYRAGDQPNNALSLNVLEPGQIAATAGTSGVVYGVSDRAAYDPKLRVNTFLHVSHTAEAPRYGVLLCVNGTGILNSWLRNQILRRSVSYNEMNQLAHEAPVGADGLVCLPFGNGAERVLENLEIGASFHGLQLIRHGLPHVIRAAQEGIVFALYYGIQAMESVGVGLQTIRAGEANMFLSPLFRDTLANLTGATIELYNTDGAQGAARGAGLGLGHYKTAQEAFTGLHVTKTIEPDMRAQEAYQNAYGQWLETLSQKLS
- a CDS encoding Nif3-like dinuclear metal center hexameric protein; translated protein: MSTYTTSRRKFLLASLGLTASFNWPFRPAPLTVGQVIERIKANVGIPWREQTVDNLIAGTDDLPVKGIASTMMATLDVLRRASEQGLNLVITHEPTFYSHQDRIQPVEQDPIYQFKRDFIQQKGMAVFHFHDHWHGHRPDGIATGMIRELGWEKNADTEHPRQFSFEPTSLARFAQSIESKLKIRTMRVIGDPQLTVRRALASWGNVSLQPGIPFLQQPDVDVLIVGETHEWELVEYVQDAIVSGQKKALIVLGHLVSEQAGMKYCADWMQGFINEVPIRFVESAEPFWRPSQPVK
- a CDS encoding phytanoyl-CoA dioxygenase family protein; the encoded protein is MKGTLDDAQIQDFIRNGFVRIDQAFAPELAQQGRALLWADTGCDPHNPATWTQPVIRLGNYGQEPFRLAVNSPKLVGAYDQLVGPGRWLPRDSLGTFPVRFPSAVDSGDTGWHIDVSFANHTSDPSDFLSWRANVTSRGRALLMLFLFSDVGQDDAPTRIRIGSHLDIARRLEPAGEEGLSLRELAATNFEETAHRAEVLATGEAGTVYLCHPFLVHAAQAHHGSTPRFMAQPPLLPAQPFQLKRADGDYSPVEQAIRLALNR